The Aminithiophilus ramosus genome contains a region encoding:
- the lpxA gene encoding acyl-ACP--UDP-N-acetylglucosamine O-acyltransferase, with amino-acid sequence MTTAIHPTALVSPRAELGRDVVVGPYSIVDEGAVIGDGTELAAYVRVRSRSRLGRRCRLSEHVVVGGDPQDHGYRGELNDVVIGDDVILREFVTVNRPVGEGALTSVGDRCLLMEGVHVAHNVRIGDNVVIANKVGLAGHVVVEENVTLGGMVGVHQFVHIGRYCMIGGLSKIVKDVPPFVMADGRPARIYGLNRVGLRRNGFVSADRERIRALYERIYHGGLPLREALSRLREEMAGDPFVEEIVAFAASGSRGLAPWVRSFREGDHGD; translated from the coding sequence ATGACGACGGCCATTCACCCGACGGCTCTCGTCTCGCCCCGGGCCGAGTTGGGCAGGGACGTCGTCGTCGGCCCCTACTCCATCGTCGACGAGGGGGCCGTCATCGGAGACGGCACGGAGCTGGCCGCCTACGTCCGCGTGAGGTCGAGGAGTCGCCTGGGCCGGCGTTGCCGTCTCTCGGAGCATGTCGTCGTCGGCGGAGACCCTCAGGATCACGGCTACCGGGGAGAGCTCAACGACGTCGTCATCGGCGACGACGTGATCCTCCGGGAATTCGTCACGGTCAACCGTCCCGTGGGCGAGGGCGCCCTTACGTCCGTTGGTGACCGCTGCCTTCTCATGGAGGGCGTCCACGTCGCCCACAACGTCCGCATCGGCGACAACGTCGTCATCGCCAACAAAGTGGGTCTGGCCGGTCACGTCGTCGTCGAGGAGAACGTGACCCTCGGCGGCATGGTCGGCGTCCATCAGTTCGTCCACATCGGTCGCTACTGCATGATCGGAGGGCTCTCGAAGATCGTCAAAGATGTCCCTCCCTTCGTCATGGCCGACGGTCGGCCCGCCCGCATTTACGGCCTCAATCGCGTCGGTCTGAGGCGGAACGGCTTCGTGTCCGCCGACCGGGAGAGGATCCGTGCCCTTTACGAGAGGATCTATCACGGAGGCCTGCCTCTGCGCGAGGCGCTGAGCCGCCTGCGGGAGGAGATGGCCGGAGATCCTTTCGTCGAGGAGATCGTCGCCTTCGCCGCCTCGGGGAGCCGAGGCCTTGCTCCCTGGGTCCGCAGTTTCCGAGAGGGCGATCATGGCGATTAG
- the fabZ gene encoding 3-hydroxyacyl-ACP dehydratase FabZ, protein MDIGKIMEYLPHRYPFLLVDRIVEMEPLRAVGIKNVSINEPFFQGHFPGEPVMPGVLILEAMGQVAAMMICQSPEMKGMITYVTTIDEAKFRRPVRPGDQLVTTAELTRVRGRVGKVRAVGRVDGQIVASASFGFVLAHRLTAAEAEE, encoded by the coding sequence ATGGATATCGGAAAGATCATGGAGTACCTGCCCCATCGTTATCCCTTTCTCCTCGTCGACCGCATCGTCGAGATGGAGCCCCTCCGCGCCGTGGGGATCAAGAACGTCTCCATCAATGAGCCCTTCTTTCAGGGCCATTTCCCCGGAGAGCCCGTCATGCCCGGCGTTCTCATCCTCGAGGCGATGGGACAGGTGGCGGCCATGATGATCTGTCAGAGCCCGGAGATGAAGGGGATGATCACCTACGTCACGACCATCGACGAGGCCAAGTTCCGTCGTCCCGTCCGCCCCGGCGATCAGCTCGTGACGACGGCCGAGCTGACCCGCGTCCGCGGCCGCGTCGGCAAGGTCAGGGCCGTCGGGCGCGTCGACGGCCAGATCGTCGCCTCGGCCTCCTTCGGTTTCGTCCTCGCCCATCGCCTCACGGCGGCGGAGGCGGAAGAATGA
- the lpxC gene encoding UDP-3-O-acyl-N-acetylglucosamine deacetylase, giving the protein MRRRRTLAGPVVFDGVGLHRGEPCRLVVAPREGQGYLLARQGEEALVERLVTRGDERGTTLIFPGGARVQTVEHLLAALRGLDIDDVRLSFDGPEPPVLDGGSALFAGRLLEAGIVEKEEAADVYSVPLPLVVQWGDRLAAALPGRGFQVTYVIDYENPLIGTRRLSLSMTPSTFMDRIARARTFCLERDLEDLRSRGLARGGTLENAVVVGEGAILNPGGLLYDDEFVRHKILDFVGDLALLGCPLEGHFLAIAAGHDLHQALVERLRPFIVQGRVDS; this is encoded by the coding sequence ATGAGGCGTCGCCGAACCCTGGCGGGGCCCGTCGTCTTCGACGGCGTCGGCCTCCACCGGGGAGAGCCCTGCCGTCTCGTCGTCGCGCCCCGAGAGGGGCAGGGCTATCTTCTGGCCCGTCAGGGCGAAGAGGCCCTCGTCGAGAGGCTCGTCACGAGGGGCGACGAGAGAGGAACGACGCTGATCTTCCCCGGCGGGGCCAGGGTTCAGACGGTGGAGCACCTGCTGGCCGCCCTGAGGGGGCTCGATATCGACGACGTCCGCCTCTCCTTCGACGGCCCCGAGCCGCCCGTCCTCGACGGAGGATCGGCCCTCTTCGCCGGTCGCCTTCTGGAGGCCGGCATCGTCGAGAAGGAGGAGGCCGCCGACGTCTACTCCGTTCCGCTTCCCCTCGTCGTCCAGTGGGGGGACCGTCTCGCGGCGGCCCTGCCCGGACGGGGTTTCCAGGTGACCTATGTCATCGATTACGAGAACCCCCTCATCGGGACGAGGCGTCTCTCGCTGTCGATGACGCCGTCGACCTTCATGGACCGGATCGCTCGGGCCCGGACCTTCTGTCTCGAGAGGGATCTGGAGGACCTCCGGTCCCGGGGGCTGGCCCGGGGGGGGACCCTGGAGAACGCCGTCGTCGTCGGCGAGGGGGCGATTCTCAATCCCGGCGGCCTGCTCTATGATGACGAGTTCGTCCGCCACAAGATTCTCGATTTCGTGGGCGACCTGGCCCTGCTGGGCTGTCCTCTGGAGGGCCACTTCCTGGCCATCGCCGCGGGCCACGACCTCCATCAGGCTCTGGTGGAGCGTCTCAGGCCCTTTATCGTGCAAGGGAGAGTCGATTCGTGA
- the lpxD gene encoding UDP-3-O-(3-hydroxymyristoyl)glucosamine N-acyltransferase yields the protein MTLADLAQRLRGEAIGPQDYVVEGVGTLEAPEEGRLCVVWERALLERMAPSVPLVAPVGWLDGGRFGVEVGDPRTLFPDVLALFREKVSFPAGIDPRAVVSPGARVDEGAHVGPLCVVEEGAVVEEGAVLEALVYVGRGSVVGRRTHVEPQVSFYRGTIVGDDVLVHGGTVVGSDGFGFVVDFDGGHRKIPQTGAVRIGDDVEIGACVTIDRGTVGDTVIGDGTKIDDHVHVGHNAKVGPRCVIVAQTGLSGSCVLEEGVAMAARSGVRDHVRVGARAQVAALGGVIRDVAPGAVVSGFPARDHREHLREEAALSKLPELLRRVRHLEARLAALEGEGTE from the coding sequence ATGACTCTGGCCGATCTGGCCCAACGTCTTCGAGGAGAGGCCATCGGCCCGCAGGATTACGTCGTCGAGGGGGTGGGGACCCTGGAGGCGCCCGAAGAGGGGCGGCTCTGCGTGGTCTGGGAGAGAGCCCTTCTTGAGCGGATGGCACCGTCGGTTCCCCTCGTCGCCCCCGTCGGCTGGCTCGACGGGGGGCGGTTCGGCGTCGAGGTCGGTGACCCGAGAACGCTCTTTCCCGATGTGCTGGCCCTCTTCCGGGAGAAGGTCTCCTTTCCGGCCGGGATCGATCCGAGGGCCGTCGTCTCCCCCGGCGCCCGAGTCGACGAAGGAGCCCACGTGGGGCCCCTCTGCGTCGTCGAAGAGGGGGCCGTCGTCGAAGAGGGGGCCGTCCTGGAGGCCCTGGTCTATGTCGGCCGCGGTTCCGTCGTCGGCCGCCGGACGCATGTCGAGCCGCAGGTCTCTTTCTATCGGGGGACGATCGTCGGCGACGACGTCCTCGTTCACGGCGGCACCGTCGTCGGCAGCGACGGTTTCGGCTTCGTCGTCGATTTCGACGGGGGGCACAGGAAGATCCCCCAGACGGGAGCCGTCCGCATCGGTGACGACGTCGAGATCGGCGCCTGCGTCACCATCGACAGGGGTACGGTGGGCGACACGGTCATCGGCGACGGGACCAAGATCGACGATCACGTCCACGTCGGCCACAACGCCAAGGTCGGGCCTCGCTGCGTCATCGTCGCCCAGACGGGGCTCTCCGGCAGCTGCGTCCTCGAAGAGGGCGTCGCGATGGCCGCCCGAAGCGGCGTCAGGGATCACGTCCGCGTCGGGGCGAGGGCTCAGGTCGCCGCTCTCGGAGGCGTCATCAGGGATGTGGCCCCGGGAGCCGTCGTCTCCGGTTTCCCCGCCCGCGATCACAGAGAGCATCTGAGGGAGGAGGCGGCCCTCTCCAAGCTGCCCGAACTTCTCCGGCGGGTCCGCCATCTCGAGGCCCGTCTGGCGGCCCTGGAAGGGGAGGGGACGGAATGA
- a CDS encoding BamA/OMP85 family outer membrane protein: protein MRRLFPGLALFIFLALFPLVARAQEPLVAAVNVEGNSQVVSSHILGVVGTKPGDPIDREQVRKDIEAIYSLGFFSLVDVRVESLPAGLGVIFVVQENPVVTEVRFEGNEVYSDEQLHELVFTAEGNVFNRVFFRHDLQRIQERYQKDGYVLVKIGDVQVDGGVVTVQIMEPRVGEIIIQGNTRTRTRVIEREIKVKTGDIFNSTVLRHSLNRIQGMGYFEDVNVGFEPTESPEVINLVLTVVEQKTGRVGISLGHGSQSGWSGGLSYEDTNWQGLGHKASIGFETGDRQQYWISYEQPYMDFKTYSWRVGVYKREWEDLDYYLDGSLQLYDYEEDRTGAYVGVGKKFHNELYSWYVTLDWRDTDIRATTENYKGTGSFDDFKRDYLKDGKTFSVTGTVKRSTLDEMVSYPKGDVESVNVEKAFEVLGGEYDYTKYWVEARYYTPLWFLQDLFDAKVGDEDNPIILAARVRSGWSSGTLPVADQYEIGGKTTLRGFDDDKFKGDEMFLANVEVRVPIEKAFSFVLFYDTGMAWNTQTTGIHSSYSLSDLEGAFGFGVRVRTPIGNLRLDVAEGDEETKTHFGFGEMF from the coding sequence TTGCGACGATTGTTCCCAGGCCTTGCCCTTTTTATCTTCCTCGCCCTTTTCCCCCTGGTCGCGAGGGCACAGGAGCCCCTTGTCGCTGCCGTCAACGTCGAAGGCAACAGCCAGGTCGTTTCCAGCCACATCTTGGGCGTCGTGGGGACCAAACCCGGCGATCCCATCGACAGGGAGCAGGTCCGCAAGGACATCGAGGCCATCTACAGCCTGGGTTTCTTTTCTCTCGTCGACGTCCGCGTCGAGTCCCTCCCCGCCGGACTGGGCGTCATCTTCGTCGTCCAGGAGAATCCCGTCGTGACCGAGGTCCGTTTCGAGGGGAACGAGGTCTACAGCGACGAGCAGCTCCACGAGCTGGTCTTCACCGCCGAGGGCAACGTCTTCAACCGCGTCTTCTTCCGTCACGACCTTCAGCGCATTCAGGAGCGCTACCAGAAGGACGGCTATGTCCTCGTCAAGATCGGCGACGTCCAGGTCGACGGAGGCGTCGTCACCGTCCAGATCATGGAGCCCCGCGTCGGCGAGATCATCATCCAGGGCAACACGAGGACGAGGACGCGCGTCATCGAGAGGGAGATCAAGGTCAAGACGGGCGACATCTTCAACTCGACGGTCCTCCGCCATTCGCTGAACCGGATCCAGGGCATGGGCTATTTCGAGGACGTCAACGTCGGCTTCGAGCCCACCGAGTCGCCCGAGGTGATCAATCTCGTCCTCACCGTCGTCGAGCAGAAGACGGGCCGCGTCGGCATCTCTCTCGGTCACGGCTCTCAGAGCGGCTGGAGCGGCGGCCTCAGCTACGAGGACACGAACTGGCAGGGTCTGGGCCACAAGGCCTCCATCGGCTTCGAGACGGGCGATCGCCAGCAGTACTGGATCTCCTACGAGCAGCCCTACATGGATTTCAAGACCTATTCCTGGCGTGTCGGCGTCTACAAGCGCGAGTGGGAAGACCTGGACTACTACCTCGACGGCTCGCTCCAGCTCTACGACTACGAGGAGGACCGCACCGGCGCCTACGTCGGCGTGGGCAAGAAATTCCACAACGAGCTCTACAGCTGGTACGTCACCCTCGACTGGCGTGACACGGATATCCGGGCCACGACGGAGAACTACAAGGGGACGGGCTCCTTCGACGATTTCAAGAGGGACTACCTCAAAGACGGCAAGACCTTCTCCGTGACGGGTACGGTCAAGCGGAGCACCCTCGACGAGATGGTGAGCTACCCCAAGGGAGACGTCGAATCGGTCAACGTCGAGAAGGCCTTCGAAGTCCTCGGCGGCGAGTACGACTACACCAAGTACTGGGTCGAGGCCCGCTACTACACGCCGCTCTGGTTCCTTCAGGATCTTTTCGACGCCAAGGTCGGCGACGAGGACAATCCCATCATTCTCGCCGCCCGCGTCCGATCGGGCTGGTCCAGCGGGACCCTTCCCGTGGCCGATCAGTACGAGATCGGCGGCAAAACGACGCTGCGGGGTTTCGACGACGACAAGTTCAAGGGCGACGAGATGTTCCTGGCCAACGTGGAGGTTCGCGTTCCCATCGAAAAGGCCTTTTCCTTCGTCCTTTTCTACGACACAGGCATGGCCTGGAACACCCAGACCACGGGCATTCACAGCAGCTACAGCCTCTCCGACCTGGAGGGTGCCTTCGGTTTCGGCGTCCGCGTGAGGACGCCTATCGGCAACCTCCGTCTCGACGTTGCCGAAGGGGATGAGGAGACGAAGACCCATTTCGGCTTCGGCGAGATGTTCTGA
- a CDS encoding sigma-70 family RNA polymerase sigma factor encodes MDASRRDDSQDQRISKEEEDRLWERAAAGDEAARETLILAHRPFVFWLARRHFRVDSSRYPDLIQEGMVALITAVDRFDRSKNIRFSTFAFYRVRGRMANFLQRVEARAPLPVDVDDLVLEDETFSSESFEWLLALEAALPKLPKSESEIVEALVLEGKKAREVAGERGVDVSHIYRLQRRALARLRSWLGIDSPQEGEARG; translated from the coding sequence ATGGACGCCTCGCGTCGCGACGACAGTCAAGATCAGCGTATCAGCAAGGAGGAGGAGGATCGCCTTTGGGAAAGGGCCGCCGCGGGGGATGAAGCGGCCCGTGAGACCCTGATCCTGGCTCATCGCCCTTTCGTCTTCTGGCTCGCCCGACGCCATTTCCGCGTCGATTCCTCCCGGTACCCCGACCTGATCCAGGAGGGGATGGTCGCCCTCATCACCGCCGTCGACCGCTTCGACCGAAGCAAAAACATCCGCTTTTCCACCTTCGCCTTCTATCGCGTGCGAGGCCGCATGGCCAACTTTCTCCAGCGCGTCGAGGCCCGTGCGCCTCTTCCCGTCGACGTCGACGACCTGGTCCTGGAGGACGAGACGTTCTCTTCGGAGAGCTTCGAGTGGCTTCTGGCTCTCGAGGCCGCCCTGCCCAAGCTGCCCAAGTCGGAGTCGGAGATCGTCGAGGCCCTCGTCCTGGAGGGCAAGAAGGCCCGAGAGGTGGCCGGCGAGCGTGGTGTCGATGTCAGCCACATCTACCGGCTTCAGCGGCGGGCTCTCGCCAGACTCCGAAGTTGGCTGGGGATCGACAGTCCACAGGAGGGGGAGGCCCGGGGATAA
- a CDS encoding histidine phosphatase family protein, whose amino-acid sequence MKHRRLLLARHGRTDWNRTFRYQGTTDVPLDDGGREQARRLGLRLKREPLVRIVASPLVRAVETASLVSSSLLEAPPTTYSPQLAELDFGLWEGLSVAEVMERHGDLYRAWREDPFSVEPPGGEPFLSAVDRVGKALAPLLHEGEGTYLVVCHGGTIRAALASLLRLPPDLVWKIRQDNCALTAVDVWDAEPTLAFSNDQAHLLVEEALIDAIPLPR is encoded by the coding sequence GTGAAACACAGAAGACTTCTTTTGGCCCGCCACGGCAGGACGGATTGGAACAGGACCTTCCGCTACCAGGGGACGACGGATGTCCCCCTCGACGACGGGGGGCGGGAGCAGGCACGACGCCTGGGCCTCCGCCTGAAGAGGGAGCCGCTGGTCCGGATCGTCGCCAGTCCCCTCGTCCGGGCCGTCGAGACGGCCTCCCTCGTGAGCTCCTCCCTCCTCGAGGCGCCTCCGACGACATACTCGCCCCAGCTGGCCGAACTCGATTTCGGCCTCTGGGAGGGCTTGTCGGTCGCCGAGGTCATGGAGCGTCACGGCGATCTCTACCGGGCCTGGCGCGAAGATCCCTTTTCCGTCGAGCCTCCCGGAGGGGAGCCTTTCCTGAGCGCCGTCGACCGCGTCGGCAAGGCCCTCGCTCCCCTGCTGCACGAGGGCGAGGGGACCTATCTCGTCGTCTGCCACGGCGGCACGATCAGGGCCGCCCTGGCCTCTCTCCTTCGCCTGCCTCCCGATCTGGTCTGGAAAATCCGCCAGGACAACTGCGCCCTCACGGCCGTCGACGTCTGGGACGCCGAGCCCACTCTGGCCTTTTCCAACGACCAGGCTCATCTGCTCGTCGAGGAGGCCCTGATCGACGCCATTCCTCTTCCGAGATAG
- the argH gene encoding argininosuccinate lyase produces MWKGRFAQETAAAVSAFTQSLDLDWRLASSDIEGSRGHVAMLAQVGLLGADEACRIDGALAEIDGEIASGLLKPKEELEDVHMNVEARLIEKLGPLGAKLHMGRSRNDQVATTMRLFLRGEYGRLSLELKGLLTALLDRAEADRLVVITGYTHLQQAQPVSLGHYWMAHFEAFRRDVTRLEAARAAIDESPLGAGALAGSTLPLDRAFSARELGFSRPTRNSLDSVAQRDYLLDYHHFATVFALHASRLAEDLILYASQEFGWLLLPDAYCTGSSMMPQKKNPDVLELIRGKTGQVAGHLVDLVISLKGLPSTYNRDLQEDKRGLWASIATVESVLSLLPDLLNHIAVDEERAARAFEDGLLLATDVAEHLVERGVPFREAHEKTGRLVRRCLEEKRALNSFSLEEWRSLLPEAGEDLPERLNAVDAVRLRRTFGGTAFDRVAEAIGEGRRFLSEGWPL; encoded by the coding sequence ATGTGGAAAGGACGCTTTGCCCAGGAGACGGCTGCGGCCGTCAGTGCCTTCACCCAGTCCCTTGATCTCGACTGGCGCCTCGCGTCGAGCGATATCGAGGGAAGTCGCGGTCACGTGGCCATGCTGGCCCAAGTGGGCCTTCTCGGCGCCGACGAGGCCTGTCGGATCGACGGGGCCCTGGCCGAAATCGACGGGGAGATCGCCTCAGGCCTCCTGAAGCCCAAAGAGGAGCTGGAGGACGTTCACATGAACGTCGAGGCCCGGCTCATCGAGAAGCTGGGCCCCCTCGGGGCCAAGCTTCATATGGGGCGTAGCCGCAACGATCAGGTGGCCACGACGATGCGCCTCTTCCTCCGGGGCGAGTACGGCAGGCTCTCCCTCGAACTGAAGGGGCTTCTGACGGCCCTTCTCGACCGGGCCGAGGCGGACCGCCTCGTCGTGATCACCGGTTACACCCATCTACAGCAGGCCCAGCCCGTCAGTCTGGGGCACTATTGGATGGCCCATTTCGAGGCCTTCCGCCGCGATGTCACCCGTCTGGAGGCGGCCAGGGCCGCCATCGACGAGTCTCCTCTCGGCGCCGGGGCCCTGGCCGGATCGACCCTTCCCCTCGACCGGGCCTTCTCGGCCCGCGAACTCGGTTTCTCCCGCCCGACGCGCAACAGCCTCGACAGCGTCGCCCAGAGAGACTATCTCCTCGATTACCATCATTTCGCCACCGTCTTCGCCCTCCACGCCTCCCGTCTGGCCGAGGACCTCATCCTCTACGCCAGTCAGGAGTTCGGCTGGCTTCTTCTCCCCGATGCCTACTGCACGGGTTCGAGCATGATGCCCCAGAAGAAGAATCCCGACGTTCTGGAGCTGATCCGAGGCAAGACGGGACAGGTCGCCGGACACCTGGTGGATCTCGTCATCTCCCTCAAGGGGCTTCCGTCGACGTACAACCGCGACCTTCAGGAGGACAAGAGAGGGCTTTGGGCCTCCATCGCTACCGTCGAATCGGTTCTGTCCCTTCTGCCCGATCTCCTGAACCACATCGCCGTAGACGAGGAACGGGCCGCCCGGGCCTTCGAGGACGGCCTTCTCCTGGCGACGGACGTGGCCGAACACCTCGTCGAACGGGGCGTTCCCTTCCGGGAGGCCCACGAGAAGACGGGCAGGCTGGTCCGGCGTTGCCTCGAGGAGAAACGGGCCCTCAACTCCTTTTCCTTGGAGGAGTGGCGGTCCCTCCTGCCCGAGGCGGGTGAAGATCTTCCGGAGCGACTCAACGCCGTCGACGCCGTCCGCCTTCGGAGGACGTTCGGCGGTACGGCTTTCGACCGCGTCGCCGAGGCCATCGGCGAGGGGCGGCGCTTCCTTTCCGAGGGGTGGCCCCTCTGA
- a CDS encoding Ppx/GppA phosphatase family protein gives MRVAVIDLGSNSVRSLAVDVDGDVLRLVDATSTITRFTEGIGEGAFSPRPEALDRTLAVLRGLKTRLDGLGVSGEGRSFFATESLRALSSAGAIVPVLEGAAEAVLQVLPGEEEARLSCEGVRLGGIEAEAVFDLGGGSLEIVADGALSLPLGAVRLTDLFGGNRRGMALHVLAALKASGLSRAASLAGVGGTSSALAMMVRSLPKELYRPDGLHGTLLSRWQVRLMARDLAAMTAERRRAVVGLDPKRADIIVAGLTVIETLMAHLGLEAYRHSECDLLWGMARRRALALGFSPSSVRL, from the coding sequence GTGAGAGTTGCCGTCATCGATCTGGGCTCCAATTCCGTTCGATCCCTCGCCGTCGACGTCGACGGCGACGTGCTCCGCCTCGTCGATGCCACGTCGACGATCACCCGCTTCACCGAGGGGATCGGCGAGGGAGCCTTCTCGCCCCGCCCCGAGGCCCTCGATCGGACCCTCGCCGTGCTCAGGGGCCTGAAAACCCGTCTCGACGGCCTCGGCGTCTCCGGTGAGGGCCGTTCCTTCTTCGCCACCGAATCGCTTCGGGCCCTCTCGTCGGCGGGGGCGATCGTCCCGGTTCTTGAGGGGGCAGCGGAGGCGGTTCTGCAGGTCCTCCCCGGAGAGGAGGAGGCCCGCCTGAGCTGCGAGGGCGTCCGCCTCGGAGGCATCGAGGCCGAGGCGGTTTTCGACCTCGGCGGCGGCAGCCTCGAGATCGTCGCCGACGGGGCCCTCTCCCTTCCCCTGGGGGCCGTCCGCCTTACGGACCTTTTCGGCGGGAATCGGAGAGGTATGGCCCTTCACGTCCTGGCCGCTCTGAAGGCGTCGGGCCTGTCGCGGGCCGCCTCCCTGGCCGGAGTGGGGGGCACCTCGTCGGCGTTGGCCATGATGGTCCGCTCCCTTCCGAAGGAGCTCTATCGCCCCGACGGACTTCACGGAACGCTTCTCTCCCGATGGCAGGTCCGTCTCATGGCCCGGGACCTGGCCGCCATGACGGCGGAGCGGAGGCGCGCCGTCGTCGGCCTCGATCCGAAGCGGGCCGATATCATCGTCGCCGGTCTGACGGTCATCGAGACCCTCATGGCTCACCTGGGCCTGGAGGCGTACCGGCACAGCGAGTGCGACCTTCTCTGGGGGATGGCCCGTCGTCGCGCCCTGGCTTTGGGATTTTCTCCCTCGTCGGTCCGCCTCTGA
- a CDS encoding DUF501 domain-containing protein has protein sequence MSCRRFDDSLVLAVARRCFWGFPQVILCDPMGPSGPFPTTFWLTCPYLDRLCGTLEGEGAVRCLEGFLVDRREAWIAYHEEAVLLRLALLGARGAFVRRFRPRLWEGLRGGVGGVRLQDRPRVKCLHLQVASWLGRGRHPGEAWLRSRLGPLDCDDPEGRPCGGVCP, from the coding sequence ATGTCCTGCCGCCGTTTCGACGATTCGCTCGTGCTGGCCGTGGCCCGCCGCTGCTTTTGGGGGTTTCCCCAGGTGATTCTCTGCGATCCGATGGGGCCTTCCGGTCCCTTCCCCACGACCTTCTGGCTGACCTGTCCCTACCTGGATCGTCTCTGCGGAACCCTCGAGGGGGAGGGGGCGGTGAGGTGTCTCGAAGGTTTTCTGGTCGACAGGAGGGAGGCCTGGATCGCCTATCATGAGGAGGCGGTCCTCCTGAGGCTCGCCCTTCTAGGGGCTCGGGGGGCCTTCGTGAGGCGTTTCAGGCCCCGTCTCTGGGAGGGCCTTCGCGGCGGAGTGGGAGGCGTTCGCCTCCAGGATCGGCCTCGCGTCAAGTGTCTCCATCTTCAGGTCGCCTCCTGGCTCGGCCGGGGGCGGCATCCGGGAGAGGCCTGGCTCCGTTCCCGGCTGGGACCTCTCGATTGTGACGATCCCGAAGGTCGTCCCTGCGGAGGTGTCTGCCCGTGA
- a CDS encoding S1 RNA-binding domain-containing protein — protein sequence MVDGNSSPAGTVNVGDIVAGTVEHIAPYGAFVRLTTGQKAMVHISELSHRYVKKVEDVLELKQEIRAKVIKIDEKGRIDLSLKSLEAPEPPRRSTEEDFEKRLSLFIKTSDQKIADLNSKMKDARGGKRKGRK from the coding sequence ATGGTAGACGGGAACAGCTCGCCAGCAGGGACGGTCAACGTCGGTGATATCGTTGCCGGAACGGTGGAGCATATCGCTCCTTACGGGGCCTTTGTCCGCCTGACGACGGGGCAGAAGGCCATGGTGCACATCTCCGAGCTCTCCCACCGCTACGTGAAAAAGGTGGAGGACGTCCTCGAGCTGAAGCAGGAGATACGGGCCAAGGTCATCAAGATCGATGAAAAGGGACGGATCGATCTCTCCCTGAAAAGCCTTGAAGCCCCCGAACCTCCGCGGCGGTCGACGGAGGAGGATTTCGAAAAGCGCCTCTCCCTCTTCATCAAGACGAGCGACCAGAAGATCGCCGATCTCAACAGCAAGATGAAGGACGCCCGCGGCGGGAAGCGCAAAGGCCGCAAGTAA